A genomic region of Thermodesulfobium narugense DSM 14796 contains the following coding sequences:
- the hydE gene encoding [FeFe] hydrogenase H-cluster radical SAM maturase HydE has protein sequence MPLVKKEIIHYLTDKTAEDELFSKADDTRKQYCGDTANLRGVIHFSNYCRCDDLYCGLRKSNKEMKRFRMDTETIISLADEIAKNSIKTIVLQSGEDVFYSCKMLCQIIKEIKRLHDVAITLSLGERSCDDYKRLYEAGADRYLMKHETMNEELYEKMRPGRKLKDRLKALEYLREIGFQVGTGNIVGLPGQTIEDLAKDILFFQDFQPDMINIGPFIPHKQTPLKDYPPGDFDLMLKVFALTRIVTLNTHIAAANTVATLRPIEGQYLCFVKGGCNVLMPNCNPFAESKEKKVEFEFQCAPKKRYVSVDEAKEILKMAGRKIAQDKGHSLKRR, from the coding sequence ATGCCATTAGTAAAAAAAGAGATAATACATTATTTAACTGATAAAACTGCCGAAGACGAACTTTTTTCTAAAGCTGATGACACAAGAAAACAATATTGTGGTGATACAGCTAATTTAAGAGGAGTAATTCACTTTTCTAATTACTGCCGTTGCGATGATCTTTATTGTGGTCTTAGGAAAAGCAATAAAGAAATGAAAAGGTTTCGCATGGATACTGAAACAATTATTTCTTTAGCTGATGAAATCGCTAAAAATTCAATTAAGACTATTGTCTTACAATCTGGCGAAGATGTTTTTTATAGTTGTAAAATGCTCTGTCAAATTATAAAAGAAATTAAAAGGCTACATGATGTTGCCATCACATTAAGTCTTGGCGAAAGAAGTTGTGATGATTATAAACGCCTTTATGAAGCAGGCGCTGACAGATATTTGATGAAACATGAAACCATGAATGAAGAATTATATGAAAAAATGCGCCCTGGCCGCAAGTTAAAAGACCGCTTAAAAGCATTGGAATATTTGAGAGAAATTGGCTTCCAAGTAGGAACCGGCAATATTGTAGGGCTTCCAGGGCAGACAATTGAAGATCTGGCCAAAGATATACTCTTTTTCCAAGACTTCCAGCCAGATATGATAAACATTGGTCCATTTATACCCCACAAACAAACGCCACTAAAGGATTATCCTCCAGGAGACTTCGATCTTATGCTTAAGGTTTTTGCTCTAACTCGCATTGTAACATTAAATACCCATATAGCTGCCGCTAATACTGTAGCTACCTTAAGACCCATAGAAGGGCAATATTTGTGCTTCGTTAAAGGTGGATGCAATGTCTTGATGCCCAATTGCAATCCCTTTGCTGAAAGCAAAGAAAAAAAGGTTGAGTTTGAATTTCAGTGTGCTCCTAAGAAACGATATGTTAGTGTTGATGAAGCTAAAGAAATTCTAAAAATGGCAGGTAGAAAGATCGCTCAAGATAAGGGACACTCGCTAAAAAGGAGGTAA
- a CDS encoding nitrogenase iron protein NifH, giving the protein MLKIAVYGKGGIGKSTITSHLSASFATLGKRVMQIGCDPKTDSTMNLLGGKSPKPILRYIEEYGQPEDIEEIVKIGFKKVICLEVGGPTPGIGCAGRGIITAFELLDDLGVYQRYRPDVVLYDVLGDVVCGGFAVPMREGYADKVLVITSGEKLALYAAENIIQAIKNFSDRNYARLSGLILNRRNIPEEIEKVGNFAKKMHTKILGIIPKDEYINRAELEGKTTVELDESLPISQTFISLAGVLLEENQC; this is encoded by the coding sequence ATGTTAAAAATCGCTGTTTACGGTAAAGGGGGTATTGGCAAATCAACGATAACATCTCATCTTTCAGCTTCCTTTGCCACTTTAGGCAAAAGGGTAATGCAAATTGGCTGTGACCCCAAAACTGATTCCACAATGAATTTACTTGGAGGCAAATCACCTAAACCTATTTTAAGGTATATTGAAGAATACGGACAACCTGAAGATATAGAAGAAATTGTTAAAATTGGCTTTAAAAAAGTCATCTGTCTTGAAGTAGGCGGCCCCACTCCAGGAATTGGTTGTGCCGGGAGAGGTATTATTACGGCCTTTGAACTCTTAGATGACTTAGGAGTTTACCAAAGATATAGACCTGATGTCGTGCTTTATGACGTCTTGGGAGATGTGGTTTGCGGCGGTTTTGCAGTACCTATGCGAGAAGGGTATGCTGATAAAGTGCTTGTTATAACTTCTGGGGAAAAATTAGCACTTTATGCAGCAGAAAATATTATTCAAGCAATTAAAAACTTTTCCGATCGAAATTATGCCCGTCTTAGCGGCCTGATTCTGAATAGAAGAAATATCCCTGAGGAAATAGAAAAGGTAGGAAACTTTGCCAAAAAAATGCATACCAAAATCTTAGGTATTATTCCCAAAGATGAATACATAAATAGGGCTGAACTTGAGGGAAAGACCACAGTTGAGCTTGACGAAAGCCTTCCAATAAGTCAAACATTTATTAGCTTGGCTGGAGTTTTACTGGAGGAAAATCAATGCTAA
- a CDS encoding oxidoreductase/nitrogenase component 1, whose protein sequence is MLIEKSRIKITDFKSKRDFPFAPLEAVGPNLSGWGVVETSLLLPNSVCLMVGPLACLRHSAFMAQARSFYKRFYMLPLEEVEIVMGKHFSKVKESLKEIALKDSPQILILAGTCCDHILGTDYKEIMQELKKELGIEVIYLVMAPLTIGLKPSPFEIAYTALYEFLKDKRKEEKEQKAINILGTFLPLSEKSEFYSLLKEAGYKSIYQIPTCKDINELKQMANVCLNIVIHPLGNILAKKMETGMGIPYVFCPQSYGTKEIEQQYQKLEERLGQKLNYTFYKKNIEKLPLDILKNKRVAIGCSINGSPLELACALKQFGAEPKAIFLRNTPKPYEWEYVEWLSDNSAETYIYNVAHPYLNESINIFDDIELVFGVDAGIYCSKAINIPLSRYQNQTYGFETLLWLFEEVTKNITKPISNYDWIYNYNLLI, encoded by the coding sequence ATGCTAATAGAAAAGTCCAGAATAAAAATAACCGATTTTAAAAGTAAAAGGGATTTTCCCTTTGCTCCCTTAGAAGCAGTAGGTCCTAATCTTTCTGGCTGGGGAGTGGTGGAAACCAGTTTACTTCTACCAAACAGCGTTTGTCTGATGGTAGGGCCACTTGCCTGTTTAAGACATTCGGCTTTTATGGCACAGGCTCGTAGTTTTTATAAACGCTTTTATATGCTGCCTTTAGAAGAAGTAGAAATTGTTATGGGCAAACATTTTTCTAAAGTAAAAGAATCCTTAAAGGAAATTGCTTTGAAGGACTCGCCTCAAATTTTGATTTTAGCAGGCACTTGTTGTGATCATATTTTAGGTACTGATTATAAAGAAATAATGCAGGAACTAAAAAAAGAATTAGGGATCGAAGTCATTTATCTGGTGATGGCTCCTTTAACCATTGGCCTTAAGCCTTCACCATTCGAGATTGCTTACACTGCCCTTTACGAATTTTTAAAAGACAAAAGGAAGGAAGAGAAGGAACAAAAGGCTATCAATATTTTAGGTACCTTTTTACCATTATCAGAAAAAAGTGAGTTTTATAGTCTGTTAAAAGAGGCTGGCTATAAAAGCATCTATCAAATTCCTACCTGCAAAGACATTAATGAGCTAAAGCAAATGGCTAATGTTTGCTTAAATATCGTAATACATCCTCTCGGTAATATCCTGGCAAAAAAGATGGAAACAGGAATGGGTATTCCTTATGTCTTTTGCCCTCAAAGCTACGGAACAAAAGAAATTGAACAACAATATCAAAAATTAGAAGAAAGATTAGGACAAAAACTAAATTATACCTTTTACAAAAAAAACATTGAAAAGCTCCCATTGGATATCTTAAAAAATAAAAGAGTAGCTATTGGTTGTAGTATTAACGGAAGTCCATTAGAACTAGCTTGTGCCTTAAAGCAATTTGGCGCTGAACCCAAAGCTATTTTCCTTAGAAATACCCCTAAACCATACGAATGGGAATACGTTGAGTGGCTTTCAGATAATAGCGCTGAAACCTATATATATAATGTTGCACACCCTTATCTAAACGAATCAATAAATATATTTGATGACATAGAACTTGTGTTTGGAGTAGATGCCGGTATTTATTGTTCTAAAGCTATCAACATTCCGCTTTCACGTTATCAAAATCAAACATATGGTTTTGAAACTCTTTTATGGCTTTTTGAAGAAGTCACAAAAAATATCACTAAACCTATAAGCAACTATGACTGGATTTACAATTATAATCTTCTAATTTAG
- a CDS encoding nitrogenase component 1: protein MNLFYNLLPLPSGYFGASSALYDLDGLIVVYGPAGGAWHINIEDEPRWYRGKTTVIGAGLLEMDVILGKDSEFVERIVSVARDLNRNFVALCGTPVSAIIGADLKGLTQAIQKRIYTPTLCIETSGTENYLEGAKKSSIKIAQTFLKQLPKIPNSINILGAIHLDTGHPKHLKPLISFLENSEVKITSIWGHSPLEDIKRSSSASLNIVIGLSGLSLAQYMYETFGIPYIIGFPIGKKMQEYFFNILKDKPYHLPTASYYFKKALVIGEPVRAFSLKLFLERELCIKTKVISILPFKELLLPQKGLKNTIIMPSEEDIPINSESTIADLMSKSDVDYIIADPFYERLLHQKRQFIPLPHTAISARFYWDADYEYIGEIGAKYLKDRL, encoded by the coding sequence ATGAACCTTTTTTATAATCTTTTACCACTTCCGTCTGGATATTTTGGCGCTAGCAGTGCTCTTTATGATTTGGATGGGCTTATCGTTGTTTATGGCCCAGCTGGTGGTGCTTGGCACATAAATATTGAAGATGAACCCAGATGGTATCGTGGAAAAACAACTGTAATCGGAGCTGGACTTTTAGAAATGGATGTTATCTTAGGAAAGGATTCAGAATTTGTGGAAAGAATTGTCAGTGTAGCCCGTGACTTAAATAGAAACTTTGTGGCTCTGTGTGGAACGCCAGTTTCTGCCATTATCGGTGCAGATTTAAAAGGTCTAACCCAAGCCATTCAAAAAAGGATTTACACGCCTACACTTTGCATTGAAACTTCTGGAACAGAAAACTATCTTGAAGGAGCTAAAAAATCATCTATTAAAATAGCACAAACTTTTTTAAAACAACTTCCCAAAATACCAAATTCTATCAATATCTTAGGAGCCATCCACTTAGATACAGGACATCCCAAACACCTTAAGCCTTTAATTTCTTTTTTAGAAAATTCCGAAGTTAAGATAACAAGCATATGGGGGCACTCTCCTTTAGAAGATATTAAAAGGTCAAGTTCAGCCAGTTTAAATATAGTAATAGGTCTAAGCGGATTAAGTTTAGCTCAATACATGTATGAAACATTCGGCATTCCTTATATTATTGGCTTCCCCATCGGCAAAAAAATGCAGGAATATTTCTTCAACATCCTAAAAGATAAGCCATACCATTTACCAACTGCTTCTTACTATTTTAAAAAGGCTCTTGTTATTGGAGAACCAGTTAGAGCCTTTAGCCTTAAACTTTTTTTAGAAAGAGAGCTTTGCATTAAGACTAAGGTTATTTCAATTCTGCCATTTAAAGAACTCTTATTACCACAAAAAGGTCTTAAAAACACTATTATTATGCCTTCAGAAGAAGATATACCAATCAATTCTGAATCAACAATTGCTGATTTGATGAGCAAATCTGATGTCGATTACATCATTGCTGATCCCTTCTACGAAAGATTGTTACATCAAAAAAGGCAGTTTATTCCCTTACCCCACACTGCTATAAGTGCCCGTTTTTACTGGGACGCTGATTATGAATATATAGGAGAAATCGGAGCTAAATATTTAAAAGATAGACTTTAA
- a CDS encoding cytochrome b/b6 domain-containing protein — protein MDNNEKVLRFPVSEKVFHNVNAITWYILAITGILVFFKLVPEDIAGFLMQVHIWTAIIFTLNLISFILISPDRFYILLRNLLKWDKDSLAWFKNLGGYPRKFGIPFGPEETAPQGKYNTGQQLAYLLFIFMIFGLIVSGWALYLMRQGLGKEVVSFLFYFHVWGSIITTILVTVIHLPLSLINFDDFKAMWRLGSGYMPYQVAKHHSPKWVKEDLIEIGHIKNE, from the coding sequence ATGGATAATAACGAAAAAGTATTAAGGTTTCCTGTTTCTGAAAAAGTATTTCACAATGTAAATGCTATTACGTGGTATATTTTAGCCATTACTGGAATACTTGTTTTTTTCAAATTAGTTCCTGAAGATATAGCAGGATTTTTGATGCAAGTTCACATTTGGACAGCAATAATCTTTACGCTAAATTTGATTTCTTTCATTTTGATTAGTCCTGATAGGTTCTATATTTTACTTAGAAATCTTTTAAAGTGGGATAAGGATTCTTTGGCTTGGTTTAAAAATTTAGGTGGTTATCCTAGAAAATTTGGAATTCCTTTTGGTCCTGAAGAAACTGCTCCTCAAGGTAAATATAATACAGGCCAACAGCTGGCATATCTTTTGTTTATCTTTATGATATTTGGACTAATTGTATCGGGTTGGGCTCTTTATCTTATGAGACAAGGACTTGGTAAAGAAGTGGTTAGTTTTCTATTTTATTTTCACGTGTGGGGCAGCATAATCACTACTATTCTTGTAACCGTGATTCATCTACCCCTTTCATTAATTAACTTTGACGACTTCAAGGCTATGTGGCGATTAGGGAGCGGTTATATGCCTTATCAAGTTGCCAAGCATCACTCACCTAAATGGGTAAAGGAAGATTTGATTGAGATTGGACATATAAAAAACGAATAA
- a CDS encoding iron hydrogenase small subunit: MEDIRVPFKYEEKPSSALLSRRTFLKITGVLVSVLAIGGFAATDVIKKRNKYITMRQAGLYKDDQRLQGAGLAASFENPTVQRFYKEFAGHPLSKISEQLLHTKGYVVRSDLIMQGGKL, translated from the coding sequence ATGGAAGATATAAGAGTTCCTTTCAAGTATGAAGAAAAACCGTCTTCAGCTTTGCTAAGTAGAAGAACCTTTTTAAAAATTACAGGGGTTTTAGTATCTGTTTTAGCAATAGGTGGATTTGCTGCAACAGATGTTATAAAAAAGAGAAATAAATATATAACAATGAGACAGGCAGGTCTCTACAAAGACGATCAAAGATTGCAGGGAGCAGGTTTGGCAGCTTCATTTGAAAATCCCACAGTACAAAGATTTTATAAAGAATTTGCAGGACATCCTCTTAGCAAAATTTCAGAACAGCTACTTCATACAAAAGGATATGTTGTGAGATCTGATTTAATAATGCAAGGAGGGAAATTATAA
- a CDS encoding [Fe-Fe] hydrogenase large subunit C-terminal domain-containing protein produces MSSTTQPVTTFLPGPDSRVKGPLPEGTYRPGELKGIIKINQNKCVGCDTCREQCPANAIRGELGVAHSIDIMKCITCGQCLINCPFGAIEQMSFVEEVAKKLEDPQTTVVAITAPAVRVAIAEEFGSPPGTLTVKRLHNALRKAGFKMYENNLAADQTIMEEGFEFIAKVRYWLLGERSEELKEMADHPLPHFTSCCPAWIRYAEIYHPQLLPHISGAKSPMQMAGPSAKTWAALNIWKVDPRKVYTVGIMPCTAKIFEASRPEFKSAYEFLKNNGSIPKDTSPFPDIDAVLTTRDLATLLKMKGINPLEMPEEGENDPLDIYTGAATIFGNSGGVMEAALRTAYYVLSGNDPPSWDIYAVRGHTTGLKETEIRIPLKSGNSIDVKVAVVNGIKNHLDEVIGDVIQGTSKYHFIEVMNCPGGCINGGGQPVNPMGTSWIDPLLPLGLKA; encoded by the coding sequence ATGAGTAGTACTACACAGCCTGTAACTACCTTTTTGCCAGGCCCGGACTCACGGGTAAAGGGACCATTGCCTGAAGGTACTTATAGACCAGGGGAGTTAAAAGGAATAATAAAAATTAATCAGAATAAATGTGTAGGATGTGATACTTGTAGAGAGCAGTGTCCAGCAAATGCAATAAGGGGAGAATTAGGAGTTGCTCATTCTATAGACATAATGAAGTGTATTACCTGTGGACAGTGTTTGATTAATTGTCCCTTTGGTGCAATTGAGCAAATGAGTTTTGTTGAGGAGGTTGCAAAAAAACTTGAAGATCCTCAAACAACTGTTGTAGCAATAACAGCTCCTGCTGTTCGTGTAGCAATAGCAGAAGAATTTGGATCCCCGCCAGGAACGCTGACAGTCAAACGCCTTCACAATGCGCTAAGAAAAGCAGGTTTTAAAATGTATGAAAACAATTTAGCTGCCGATCAAACAATAATGGAAGAGGGATTTGAATTTATAGCTAAAGTAAGATACTGGCTTCTTGGAGAAAGAAGCGAGGAGCTAAAGGAGATGGCAGACCATCCGCTGCCACACTTTACAAGTTGTTGTCCTGCATGGATTAGATATGCAGAAATATATCATCCTCAACTTCTCCCTCATATATCAGGAGCAAAATCGCCCATGCAAATGGCAGGCCCATCTGCGAAGACCTGGGCTGCTTTAAATATATGGAAAGTAGATCCAAGAAAGGTTTATACAGTTGGAATAATGCCTTGTACTGCTAAAATATTTGAGGCTAGTAGACCAGAATTTAAATCAGCATATGAATTTTTAAAAAATAATGGTTCGATTCCAAAAGATACTTCTCCTTTCCCTGACATTGATGCTGTACTTACAACAAGAGATTTAGCAACACTTCTTAAAATGAAGGGGATCAATCCTTTAGAGATGCCGGAAGAAGGGGAAAATGATCCTTTAGATATTTATACTGGTGCTGCAACAATATTTGGCAATAGCGGTGGGGTTATGGAGGCAGCTCTTAGAACTGCTTATTACGTTCTTTCAGGAAATGATCCTCCAAGCTGGGATATCTATGCTGTTAGAGGACATACAACGGGTTTGAAAGAAACTGAAATCCGAATTCCTCTTAAATCGGGCAATTCAATAGATGTAAAGGTTGCAGTAGTTAACGGAATAAAAAACCACTTGGATGAGGTTATTGGTGATGTGATACAAGGAACTTCTAAATATCACTTCATAGAGGTGATGAACTGTCCAGGAGGATGTATAAATGGTGGGGGACAACCGGTTAATCCAATGGGGACGTCTTGGATAGACCCGTTACTTCCTTTGGGATTAAAAGCTTAA
- a CDS encoding DDE-type integrase/transposase/recombinase — MGLTMKERKSVVSEIAKRYKKASKKQKGIILDELIALTGYNRSYASFLLSSHEKIVRMNNRVLKVDLTMKKKKKKSKYYDDDVKKALIKVWDVLDCPCGKRLKPVLPEIIYKLKEFKEIQIERDVEEKLFKISASTIDRILSEYKRMNKPKGKTYTKPGSLLKSQIPIRTFSEWDESIPGYLEIDLVGHEGGDLRGEFIQTLTAVDICTGWIEIDALRNKAQRWVFESIDEIKKRLPFKLFGIDSDNGAEFINHQLHRYCVENNITFTRSRKYRKNDNCYVEQKNYSVVRKYVGYFRYDREVELITLKRLYESLRLYINFFQPVMKQISKERIGSKVTKKYDKARTPYQRILENPGVEKIDKEKLIEQYTKLNPAELQREIVKLQKKLLEDISIKEEVRNSIKKISKNKDKICYGYV, encoded by the coding sequence ATGGGGTTAACGATGAAGGAAAGAAAATCAGTGGTGAGTGAAATTGCAAAAAGATATAAAAAAGCAAGCAAGAAACAAAAAGGCATAATTTTAGATGAGTTAATAGCTTTGACTGGATACAATCGTAGTTATGCATCTTTTCTTTTAAGCAGTCATGAGAAGATAGTAAGGATGAATAACAGAGTTTTAAAAGTAGATTTAACGATGAAGAAAAAGAAAAAGAAAAGCAAATATTATGATGATGATGTAAAAAAGGCGTTAATTAAGGTATGGGACGTTTTAGATTGTCCATGTGGCAAAAGGTTAAAACCTGTTCTTCCTGAAATAATATATAAACTTAAAGAGTTTAAAGAAATACAAATTGAAAGGGATGTAGAAGAAAAACTCTTTAAGATAAGCGCATCTACTATAGACAGAATACTTTCAGAATACAAAAGAATGAATAAACCAAAGGGAAAGACATATACAAAACCAGGCAGCCTTCTTAAAAGCCAGATCCCTATAAGGACATTTTCAGAATGGGACGAAAGTATACCTGGATATTTAGAAATAGACCTTGTAGGTCATGAAGGAGGAGATCTAAGAGGAGAATTTATCCAAACTCTAACTGCAGTTGACATTTGCACCGGTTGGATAGAAATAGATGCTTTAAGAAATAAAGCTCAAAGGTGGGTTTTTGAATCAATAGATGAAATAAAGAAACGCTTGCCTTTTAAACTCTTTGGAATTGATTCTGATAATGGAGCAGAGTTTATAAATCATCAACTTCATCGCTATTGTGTTGAAAATAATATAACGTTCACAAGGTCAAGAAAATATAGAAAAAACGATAATTGCTATGTTGAACAGAAAAACTACTCTGTAGTAAGAAAATATGTTGGTTATTTTAGATATGATAGAGAAGTTGAGCTAATAACTTTAAAAAGGCTTTATGAAAGCCTAAGGCTATATATAAACTTTTTTCAGCCTGTAATGAAACAAATCTCAAAAGAAAGAATTGGAAGTAAAGTTACAAAAAAATACGATAAAGCAAGAACTCCTTATCAAAGAATATTAGAAAATCCTGGTGTAGAAAAAATAGATAAAGAAAAGCTAATAGAACAGTATACAAAATTAAATCCAGCTGAACTTCAAAGAGAAATAGTAAAACTTCAAAAAAAATTACTAGAAGATATATCCATAAAGGAAGAAGTAAGAAACTCTATTAAAAAAATTAGCAAAAACAAAGATAAAATATGTTATGGTTATGTTTAG
- a CDS encoding C40 family peptidase, which yields MKRKILILILFFFISITFSSCSFAITLKPGDISDDVQNIKEKLYDLGYNVTVNKVYDEKTERAVKLYQKEAKLPITGIVDDITYQCLTMGRMTVIEKYKTFDLASLARQMDFNSNPIIRTAIRFMGISYRWGGELPSTGFDCSGFVQYVFRLNGIYLPRTADLQYDAGRPISISELRPGDLVFFTTYLPGASHDGIYIGNGKFIAANTSTGVSICSLDDPYWKSRYYGAVRIQ from the coding sequence TTGAAGAGAAAAATACTAATTTTAATATTGTTCTTTTTTATAAGCATAACTTTCAGTAGTTGTTCCTTTGCTATTACTCTTAAGCCGGGGGACATATCAGATGACGTCCAAAATATAAAAGAAAAACTTTATGACTTAGGCTATAACGTCACAGTTAACAAAGTTTACGATGAAAAGACCGAAAGAGCTGTAAAACTTTATCAAAAGGAAGCAAAACTGCCAATCACTGGTATAGTTGATGATATAACATATCAGTGTCTCACAATGGGAAGAATGACTGTAATAGAAAAGTATAAGACTTTTGATCTTGCGTCATTGGCTAGACAAATGGACTTTAATTCAAATCCTATAATAAGAACTGCAATAAGGTTTATGGGTATCTCATACAGATGGGGAGGAGAGCTTCCATCTACAGGATTTGATTGTTCTGGATTCGTTCAATATGTCTTTAGGCTAAACGGCATATATCTTCCCAGAACAGCTGATCTACAATATGATGCAGGGAGGCCAATTTCAATATCAGAGCTTAGACCAGGAGATTTGGTATTCTTTACTACATATCTTCCTGGAGCATCTCATGATGGTATATATATTGGAAACGGCAAGTTTATAGCAGCAAATACTAGCACAGGAGTGAGCATCTGTTCTCTGGATGATCCATACTGGAAAAGTAGATATTATGGAGCTGTTAGAATTCAATAA
- the ispE gene encoding 4-(cytidine 5'-diphospho)-2-C-methyl-D-erythritol kinase — MFEINAFAKVNLSLDIIGKYPDGYHEIRSVFHSIELFDLLRLELVKEKRLVIDSNAEIKDNIIHKVWDYMSLNFDIKSGLYLYLGKNIPLKGGLGGGSSDAAAFLYAINLIFSLGLSREELVAISMNFGSDIAYFFYGGMCLVEGRGERVFKLDDYLNEEIILVIPNKGISTSFAYDLFDKNPQVSNYTKQFFDAKKKDIIRPGNVFEDLVLSSDVELKKIKEILNEECEWNLMSGSGSVFFAKTNKPKQIEKKLSEMGRIVNSRIKPFELRLIEF; from the coding sequence ATTTTTGAAATTAATGCATTTGCTAAAGTTAACTTGAGTCTTGACATAATAGGCAAATATCCGGATGGTTATCATGAAATAAGATCGGTGTTTCATAGTATTGAACTTTTTGATTTATTACGCTTAGAACTTGTAAAGGAGAAAAGATTAGTAATTGATTCTAATGCTGAAATAAAGGATAACATTATCCATAAAGTGTGGGATTATATGTCTTTGAATTTTGATATTAAAAGTGGTCTATATTTATATTTAGGTAAAAACATTCCTCTAAAGGGTGGTTTGGGAGGGGGATCTAGTGATGCTGCAGCTTTTTTATATGCTATTAATTTGATTTTTTCTTTAGGATTATCTAGAGAAGAATTAGTTGCTATATCAATGAATTTTGGATCCGATATAGCCTATTTTTTTTATGGCGGAATGTGCCTGGTGGAAGGTAGGGGGGAAAGGGTTTTTAAATTGGATGACTATTTGAACGAAGAAATAATATTAGTAATTCCAAATAAAGGAATATCAACTTCCTTTGCCTATGACTTGTTTGATAAAAATCCTCAAGTTAGTAATTATACAAAACAGTTTTTTGATGCGAAAAAGAAAGATATTATTAGACCTGGCAATGTTTTTGAAGACTTAGTTTTGTCCTCAGATGTTGAATTGAAAAAAATTAAAGAAATCCTAAATGAAGAGTGTGAATGGAATTTGATGAGCGGTTCTGGTTCAGTTTTTTTTGCTAAAACAAATAAACCAAAGCAGATAGAAAAAAAATTATCTGAAATGGGGAGAATAGTTAATTCACGCATAAAGCCTTTCGAGTTGAGACTTATTGAATTCTAA
- a CDS encoding DedA family protein gives MEQLSNLVNVIYTNVINLNISIWTFYFIAFVWLSLDSMGLPLPYEGMLLITGALVGAGFINPLESVILTIFSTVFGACLSFLIGTRLKFFTSKLSAKYKNILDRILYLIEGEKGFIILIIVRFLPGIRHFSSYIAGISRVDLKNFLLPTTIGSSVWSIFVLIVGFSGIESIKMFKENSLLASLILVITITLFGYIYFSLHKHSKRILKVKKGEVYEKETIN, from the coding sequence TTGGAACAACTTTCTAATTTAGTAAACGTAATCTACACCAATGTTATAAATTTGAACATAAGTATATGGACCTTTTATTTTATTGCTTTTGTTTGGCTTTCTTTAGACTCAATGGGATTGCCGCTACCCTATGAGGGGATGTTGCTAATTACTGGTGCTCTAGTAGGAGCAGGCTTTATAAATCCACTAGAATCAGTTATTTTAACTATCTTTTCTACAGTTTTCGGAGCCTGTTTGTCCTTTTTGATAGGGACAAGATTAAAGTTCTTTACGTCTAAACTTAGTGCAAAATACAAAAATATATTAGATCGTATTTTATACCTTATCGAGGGAGAAAAAGGTTTTATTATACTAATAATTGTACGTTTTTTGCCTGGAATTAGACATTTTTCTTCTTACATTGCAGGTATTTCAAGAGTTGACTTAAAGAATTTCCTTCTTCCCACCACAATAGGCAGTTCTGTCTGGAGCATTTTTGTGTTAATAGTAGGATTTTCTGGAATAGAAAGCATAAAGATGTTCAAAGAAAATTCACTCTTAGCATCCTTAATTCTCGTAATTACAATTACCCTATTCGGATATATTTATTTTTCTCTCCACAAGCATAGCAAAAGAATTCTTAAGGTTAAAAAAGGAGAAGTTTATGAAAAAGAGACTATTAATTGA
- a CDS encoding Lin0512 family protein produces the protein MKKRLLIEMGMGVDQHGQSPTKAAIKAIKNAIQNVYITGLIEIFNVKNLSEIEIVAELALPHPAEVNIEEVKKAFPIQGNIEVIVKEGGMSIRALKIEELKDISNEIIICCAAVSVFVNVN, from the coding sequence ATGAAAAAGAGACTATTAATTGAAATGGGTATGGGAGTTGACCAACATGGCCAATCTCCTACTAAAGCAGCAATAAAGGCTATTAAAAACGCAATTCAAAACGTATATATAACTGGTTTAATAGAGATATTCAACGTTAAAAATTTAAGCGAGATTGAAATCGTTGCTGAATTAGCACTTCCTCATCCTGCAGAAGTGAACATTGAAGAAGTGAAAAAAGCTTTCCCAATTCAAGGCAATATAGAAGTAATAGTTAAAGAGGGAGGAATGTCAATAAGGGCTCTTAAAATAGAAGAACTAAAGGATATTAGCAACGAAATAATTATTTGTTGTGCAGCTGTAAGCGTATTCGTAAACGTAAACTAA